A portion of the Parasteatoda tepidariorum isolate YZ-2023 chromosome 5, CAS_Ptep_4.0, whole genome shotgun sequence genome contains these proteins:
- the LOC122272791 gene encoding leucine-rich repeats and immunoglobulin-like domains protein 3, with protein MKQVASFCARTFNTINGYRIECSGIDNPDNLRKAFYKSNEGNSPTEAKAVSITDSDFSYIPHDLFQDFKIDTIIIKSTTLSSLSDTDTAFDGLETDLRVIEIRDSFLFKDFDWCQLRNLKRVFHIQLNNIGLEYIDSDVSCASYVEFLYLGSNRISYISDQAFASFAQLWKIDLQENKISEMKRCMLPNPAKKLYMVNLSSNQISSLPKDFFTNMPLLKMLDLSENNFHTLDETLYAPVWKEVFSLLLAGNPLRCDCRMKWLLNQKFPFSTTGTCVEPIELNGRDIISLNRLELWCI; from the exons ATGAAACAAGTAGCTTCCTTCTGCGCAAGAACCTTCAACACAATAAACGGTTACAGAATAGAATGTTCAGGAATTGATAATCCTGATAATCTAAGAAAAGCCTTTTATAAGTCTAATGAAGGTAACTCGCCCACAGAAGCTAAAGCGGTGTCTATAACGGATTCTGACTTTTCGTACATTCCTCATGATTTGTTCCAAGATTTTAAGATAGATACGATAATAATAAAGAGTACTACTCTTTCCTCTCTCAGTGATACGGACACAGCTTTTGATGGATTAGAGACAGATTTAAGAGTTATCGAAATACGTGATTCCTTTCTTTTTAAGGACTTTGATTGGTGTCAGCTACGAAATTTGAAAAGAGTGTtccatattcaattaaataacattGGATTGGAGTATATCGATAGTGATGTGAGTTGTGCGTCCTATGTGGAATTTTTATACCTAGGAAGCAACAGAATTTCGTACATTAGTGATCAGGCATTCGCATCATTTGCTCAACTTTGGAAAATAGATTTACAAGAAAACAAGATTTCAGAGATGAAGAGATGTATGCTTCCGAATCCAGCAAAGAAACTTTATATGGTtaatttaag TTCCAATCAAATCTCTTCTCTTCCAAAGGATTTTTTCACAAACATGCCACTTTTGAAAATGCTTGATTTGAGTGAAAATAACTTCCATACACTTGACGAGACTCTATATGCTCCTGTCTGGAAAGaagtattttcacttttgttagcag gCAATCCGTTAAGATGTGATTGCAGAATGAAGTGGTTGCTCAatcaaaaatttccattttctaCCACTGGAACGTGTGTGGAACCTATTGAACTGAACGGAAGAGatataatatctttaaataggTTAGAACTTTGGTgtatctag